The sequence below is a genomic window from Coffea arabica cultivar ET-39 chromosome 4c, Coffea Arabica ET-39 HiFi, whole genome shotgun sequence.
AAGacagcaaaagaaaacaaacttttGACGCAAAAACAGCAAAGTCTTGCGAAACTAAACACCTTCTTCAAAACCtccattcaaaataaaaaaatatatatatatatatatatatgtatataagagTCAACACCTTTTTTTATGTCAATgataaaattagtttaaaaaaaaaccctattAGACTTGATTTTATTGGCTTGAGGGAAATTATAACAAAAAGTAGTGTAAAAAGTTTTGTGGAAAataattcttgaattttttgaaaatatttctttgATATATTTCTGACTGCATGAcacaaaaaagtgttacagtattgtattgtttacaaaaaaatgcaattcaaatgGCCACTAAACGTTTTCTTAACAAAAGCATTACTAATTGAATATCCAATAATGATTGTCATAAGTCTTAAACATGACTTGACTTAGATGTATAATCCATGAAAGAACGAGACAAGTTAAAAGGTCAAAGCTCCATAATCCCCCATTGTTTTTATGCACGAAAGGCAAACCGTGGCCAAAATTAGGCTGATAAACTCTTTAAAAATATCCAAATCAGAGTAAAAAGCCGAAGCCgttacaaataaaattttggacGTTTATTTAATTCTTGTCCTAATCAAGCATTCACCGTGCTTGATGAGCATCACATCGACGGTCCAGATTCAAAGTTCGACAAGTAAATCCTATACACCCGTCACCACTCGGAACTCTGCAGTCTGCACCACCCGGCTTTAGGAGTTCCCGAACACGAGTCCTCCTTCGTAATTTCACTCAGCCCCCTCTCCAGCCTTTCACATTTTCCTCGCTAGACTTCCCAAAATATCCACTCCCATCTCCGCCGTCCATTCAGCTCCACCAACGGCCACCAATCACTCCCCCTTTCGATATTCTTGCACTAAGATGTACGAGTAGCCGAGCTCTATGTATCAAATATCTCCTTTCAGCTCTCTCTCTGTAAAGATCCCTAATTTTtgtagaaaaccctaattttctgcaCAGTTAGCCTGAATCAGCTAAGCTTTTATTGATATATTTGCCGATCATCATCTCTTGAATTAATATTTAAGAATTCTTTCCACATTTgtatcttcttcttcatcagtcGTCAACATTTTGAGCCCTCATTTCTCATCGCCTTCGATACTAGTATTTTTTTGCCGTATATTTTTGTCAAgttgatttttttgagaaaaagtgtTGCTGGAGAAGACGATTTAGCCGGTAAGGGGAGTGAGCGGTCGGGaggaaggagaaaaagaaaagtatttGAGTGTGGGAGAGGAGTTAAAGTGAGAACTAGTGAGGGTTTTATCGGAGCATTTAGGGTTTTTAGGAATGAAAATTGAAGAATGAACCATGCCGGTACTGCGTAGCGGAGTGCGCAGAGGCCGGAGAAGGAAGCAGCAAGAGCAGGaggcggaggaggaggaggggcaGCGGgctcagcagcagcagcagcaacaggTGAATAATCAGGTTGAGGACGAGGGGATTGCAACAAGAACAAGGGGAAGGAGAGCGGCTGCAGCAGCAGCGGAAGCAGCGGCGGCGGCTGCTGTGGCGGTTGATGAGAATCTAGCGGCGGCTGCGGCACCAGCAGCTGAAGTGAGGGGGGTTGAGGAGGAAGCTGTTCCGGGTGAAGGGAGGGAAGAGGGCGGTGATAAAGCCAATATGGATGATTATAACAGTGGTGGTAAAAGCAATGACAAAGGCCATGCGGCTGACGATGAAGGAACTTTGGCGCCCCTTCCTGAAAGGGTGAGAGTTATTCTTTTCGTTTTTATTTTCTCACTTTTTGCTGCATATTGTATGGGTCTTTGCTGCAAGCATGTAAATGTTTGGTGAAAAGATTTGGATTGAGGGTGTGTGTGGTATGTAATGAAAATTTTGGGGCATTTTCTTCCCTTTTGTGGGTTGATTGGCTGATTTTTTGGATTGATGAAGTCTTGCCTGAGGAAGGTCGAATCTTGAAAGTATTTTAAGCAAATATACGTGTTTTTTTAAGATAGACATTTGTAATCTTGTAGAAAGTGGTGTTGAGGCTATGTGTTGGTGTTCCACTTCGGGTGTTCTGTTTACGGAGTCTTGAAGGTCTTAACTTGCTTGTTTGATGCTAGAGTTTGCACCCTTGCGACTTCTGAAAGATTTACATTTCTGGGACCACACATGTATTAGCTTTAAGTACAATGTGATTTCTGTgctatttagtcaatttttataatttcatGGCTGAAAGGAATAAATTTGCTTATTTTATGTGTTCCTGGGTAGTTACAAACCTTTATTTGAAGTTTTTGTAGTAGAAGCTACATTCCATCAGATAGTTGTTAGTGTTGTTTGAGGATTTTGCTCTAGTATCTGctgcattttccttttttgtctgcCGTTTGAATAAACTTAAAGACTATTGTCTAGTTTTGTCGCATTAGTTCGTGCCTGCATTAATTTTTTTGCTCAGAAATATTAATTGTTAGATCTGTGTCGTTTTCTTGTGATTCTAGTTTGGAACttgttcttttcattttcttgttaTTCAAGTTATATTccatcagagagagagagaggtgtaGCTGTATTTGAGCATTCATTTTTGCATGTTGAAAATAAGATCTTGAGTGCTGTTGATTGctatttttaattttacttttattaCAAATGGATTTAGATCTGCTTTGTACGTAGATGATTATACTTGTGTTTATGCATGTAGCTGTGCCAAAGTTTATTGGTCTTCATACATGCCCTTATGACCTCCTCAGTTGAGCACATGCGCATGCCTTTCTCTCTCTTTAGATTCAACTCCTGGATACTGAGTTGACTGGTTGCATCTCTACACTATTGCTGTCATCTCCTATTATGATTCTTTTAAGGAAATATGGTTTTACCGACATTAATCCCAGGGTTCCATTGTTGGGCAGGACTTAACAACTTATTATGGTCCTATGCTATGAGGCATTTGTCGTGGTAGAAGAGTTCCTTTTCTTCCCTTGTTTACCCGCGTATAGAAGTATAAAGCTGTTTACAGTCTGACACTTGGAAGTTTTTTAATGAGTTTTGCTTGTATGGCCTATGTTTTCTGCTGGCTTGCTGGCATAttgctgttttttcttttcaacttgACCATTTTTGCCAATAGAGATTACTGGGAAAAGAATGTTTGAGCCAAAGATGGTTGGCATTCTAGGGGAAAAAATAGGTGGGTAGTATCCTAGTTCTAGAATTAAGGTTAATTTGCAGGCTAAGTGAATTGGCTTGatttcttttgtaattttctttttctttagtttCTGCAGTCAGAAGAATGTATTACTGAAACTGACGTGTCCTGATTACTTTGTTACAGGTTCAGGTTGGTGGTTCACCTATGTATAGAATAGAAAGAAAGCTTGGGAAAGGAGGTTTTGGCCAAGTATATGTTGGTCGCCGTGTTTCTGGTGGTATTGCTAATGATAGACCTGGCTCTGGAGCCACAGAAGTATGTGTTGTGCTTGTAATCTCCTGttgttgattttttgttttattactAAAAAAAGCATTTACAATAATGCATCACATGTTTCAGGTTGCCTTAAAATTTGAGCATAGGAATAGTAAAGGATGTAACTACGGCCCACCATATGAATGGCAAGTTTACAAGTAAGTTTATTTCTGCAGAATCCACTCTATAGAAGAAATTCTATCTGAGTGAGGCTGACATTGTTTCGATATTTGCATAGCACTCTTGGTGGCAGTCATGGTGTTCCTCGGGTGCACTACAAAGGCCGACAAGGTGACTACTATGTCATGGTATGTGATAATTAGTGCTTCTTCATTCTTTTTCACCTTTTAGTTGTGTCTACGGTTCAACCTTATGTTTCTTCAGCCCTCTTGGTTGTGAGGTAGACCATATGAATGGGGTTGTCATTTCTGCAGGTTATGGATATGCTTGGACCAAGCTTGTGGGATGTCTGGAATAACAAATCTCATTCGTAAGgggaatacttgagaatctggATTTTGTTTATAATCTAACTGTTGCAACTTCAAACCTTTTGTTGGATTGTTAAACATCTAATTCTTATGTTAAATTCAGGATGTCTACTGAAATGGTTGCCTGCATTGCAATTGAAGCAATATCTATACTGGAGAAGATGCATTCTAGAGGGTAAGTTTCttcttattttctcttttgttaCATATTTTGGTTATGCTTCTCTTGTTTGTTCGTGCTCCttaacttttgttttcctttctgtCTTAGGCTTAAACTTGGCATCCTGCGCTTTACTTGTTTACATGTAGACCCCAAATCCttgatttttttgaataaaaactGCAATCCTTGATATGCAAAATCTGTGCATTTAAATAGTATTATTCTGGTTTTTGAAATATACAGTGTTTTAGATGTAGGTTTTGAAGCAACCCTTAGAGGCCGAGAAGCAGATTATTAAGGGTGCATTTTTTGATGTATTTATGCAttaacttttgatttttttaacagGTATGTCCATGGGGATGTAAAACCTGAAAACTTTTTGCTCGGTCCACCAGGGACTCCGGATGAGAAAAAACTCTTTTTAGTTGATCTTGGATTAGGTATCTTACTGGGTAACTGAATCTCAAGTTTTTGCTTTTACTCTGCAATGCTTTTAATTACAATCACTTGTGTTTTTCTGGGGATATCAGCTACTAAGTGGCGAGATAGTACAACTGGTCTGCACGTGGAATATGATCAAAGACCAGATGTTTTCAGGTACTCATCAAATTATCTTAAATTGGTTAAGGTGTTAATCACATTTTCTCATCATAGGATGTATGTATCTCTGGACCTGTGGCCTCACATTATCCTTGGTCCTTGGCTGATTTATTTGGTCTTTCAGGGGAACAGTTCGTTACGCCAGCGCCCATGCTCATTTGGGCAGAACTGGTAGCAGGAGAGATGATTTAGAATCGCTTGCTTACACTCTCATCTTTCTGCTTCGAGGACGTCTGCCTTGGCAGGGATATCAGGTTAGTCTTTGAAGAATGGCACATCTATAATCTTATACTGGTTCTCATGTTACAGTTGGTTTGGTGTTATCTTTGAAATTTCCTTCAATAACCTTGTATGTTGAAATTTAGGGCGAGAACAAAGGGTTCCTTGTTTGCAAGAAGAAGATGTCAACATCTGCAGATGCTTTATGTTGCTTCTGTCCACAACCTTTTAAGTTGTTTGTGGAGTATGTTGTGAACTTGAAATTTGATGAGGAACCTAATTATGCAAAATGCGTCTCCCTCTTTGATGGAATAGTCGGACCAAATCCAGATATTAGGCCAATTAACACAGAGGGTGCTCAGAAGGTGCTTATAACACATAATTTCCATAGAAAAGAATTTCTCAGATGTTATGCAGGAAAATGCCTGATTTTGGGTGTTGTATATGAAAGCTTATCTATCAGGTTGGTCACAAGCGAGGCCGGTTGACTTTTGAAGATGAGGAAGATGAACAACCAAAGAAGAAGGTGCGCATGGGTATGCCTGCTACTCAGTGGATTAGTGTTTACAATGCTCGTCGTCCTATGAAACAAAGGTATGGTGTCTATATTAGGCTCGAAAAGATGGAAAATGCACATGCcactgttttctttctttgcttcttCCTTTGTACACCTTCTCGATTTAGAGATGTATTAGCATGTTGATAGAATGGTATTTGTGCTGAAGGTATCACTATAATGTTGCTGATGCAAGACTTTCTCAGCACATCGAGAAAGGAAATGAAGATGGTCTGTTTATCAGTAGTGTGGCATCTTGTCAAAATCTCTGGGCACTAATCATGGATGCGGGCACTGGCTTCACTGCACAAGTTTATCAACTTTCACCCCACTTTCTTCACAAGGTCTGTGGTCTATTTAACTCTTTCATACACTCGGGCACGTAGAATGCATGCaatgttgtgaatgtttgaAATCAAGAGACTTCCCTATAATTCATTGATTGAAGTATGTTGCTTAAATTTGTTCTTTTTGGCATTCTAAAGGAATGGATCATGGAGCAATGGGAAAAGAATTATTACATCAGTGCTGTGGCAGGAGCTACTAATGGGAGTTCATTGGTAGTAATGTCGAAGGGTAAGCCGATGATAATTTGTTTAGTTCTGCCTGATTTTTTCTATGCCTTTTCTTCTGACCTTATTTGGTCAATTCAATACAGGCACTCAGTATTTGCAGCAATCCTACAAAGTCAGCGAGTCTTTTCCATTCAAGTGGATAAACAAGAAGTGGAGGGAAGGATTCTATGTTACCTCCATGGCCACTGCTGGAAGCAGATGGGGAGTCATTATGTCTCGTGGTGCAGGATTTTCAGATCAGGTTTCATGTTATTGTGTATACTGTCAGTTGTGCAATGTGTTAATAAAAGCTTTATGTTGGACtaaattgtttttcaaatttaGGTCGTGGAATTGGATTTTCTTTATCCAAGTGAAGGTGTGCATCGGCGGTGGGATTCTGGATATCGTATTACTGCAACTGCAGCAACTTGGGACCAGGTTGCTTTTGTTCTTAGTGTGCCAAGGAGGAGACCAACAGATGAAACACAAGAGACACTTCGAACATCTGCCTTTCCTAGCGTACATGTCAAGGTAGTTTACACTTTACACTTTAGCCCCGCAGAATCAATAttgaatgtgaaattttggCTCTGTTACATACTGTTATGGATTTCACTGCAG
It includes:
- the LOC113741398 gene encoding casein kinase 1-like protein HD16 isoform X1 encodes the protein MPVLRSGVRRGRRRKQQEQEAEEEEGQRAQQQQQQQVNNQVEDEGIATRTRGRRAAAAAAEAAAAAAVAVDENLAAAAAPAAEVRGVEEEAVPGEGREEGGDKANMDDYNSGGKSNDKGHAADDEGTLAPLPERVQVGGSPMYRIERKLGKGGFGQVYVGRRVSGGIANDRPGSGATEVALKFEHRNSKGCNYGPPYEWQVYNTLGGSHGVPRVHYKGRQGDYYVMVMDMLGPSLWDVWNNKSHSMSTEMVACIAIEAISILEKMHSRGYVHGDVKPENFLLGPPGTPDEKKLFLVDLGLATKWRDSTTGLHVEYDQRPDVFRGTVRYASAHAHLGRTGSRRDDLESLAYTLIFLLRGRLPWQGYQGENKGFLVCKKKMSTSADALCCFCPQPFKLFVEYVVNLKFDEEPNYAKCVSLFDGIVGPNPDIRPINTEGAQKLIYQVGHKRGRLTFEDEEDEQPKKKVRMGMPATQWISVYNARRPMKQRYHYNVADARLSQHIEKGNEDGLFISSVASCQNLWALIMDAGTGFTAQVYQLSPHFLHKEWIMEQWEKNYYISAVAGATNGSSLVVMSKGTQYLQQSYKVSESFPFKWINKKWREGFYVTSMATAGSRWGVIMSRGAGFSDQVVELDFLYPSEGVHRRWDSGYRITATAATWDQVAFVLSVPRRRPTDETQETLRTSAFPSVHVKEKWAKNLYIASVCYGRTVS
- the LOC113741398 gene encoding casein kinase 1-like protein HD16 isoform X2, translating into MPVLRSGVRRGRRRKQQEQEAEEEEGQRAQQQQQQQVNNQVEDEGIATRTRGRRAAAAAAEAAAAAAVAVDENLAAAAAPAAEVRGVEEEAVPGEGREEGGDKANMDDYNSGGKSNDKGHAADDEGTLAPLPERVQVGGSPMYRIERKLGKGGFGQVYVGRRVSGGIANDRPGSGATEVALKFEHRNSKGCNYGPPYEWQVYNTLGGSHGVPRVHYKGRQGDYYVMVMDMLGPSLWDVWNNKSHSMSTEMVACIAIEAISILEKMHSRGYVHGDVKPENFLLGPPGTPDEKKLFLVDLGLATKWRDSTTGLHVEYDQRPDVFRGTVRYASAHAHLGRTGSRRDDLESLAYTLIFLLRGRLPWQGYQGENKGFLVCKKKMSTSADALCCFCPQPFKLFVEYVVNLKFDEEPNYAKCVSLFDGIVGPNPDIRPINTEGAQKVGHKRGRLTFEDEEDEQPKKKVRMGMPATQWISVYNARRPMKQRYHYNVADARLSQHIEKGNEDGLFISSVASCQNLWALIMDAGTGFTAQVYQLSPHFLHKEWIMEQWEKNYYISAVAGATNGSSLVVMSKGTQYLQQSYKVSESFPFKWINKKWREGFYVTSMATAGSRWGVIMSRGAGFSDQVVELDFLYPSEGVHRRWDSGYRITATAATWDQVAFVLSVPRRRPTDETQETLRTSAFPSVHVKEKWAKNLYIASVCYGRTVS